atgaatattcatggccattatgcctctcaaggggggggggggcacggtccaaatgtgcccccctggatctgccagtgagatgatgatgatgataacaaaagCTGGATCTATTAAGCTTTTTTTCTGAAGATataaagcgctgctattattacacCGGCTTAAGCTGAGTCATAACCACTAAACCACGACGAATTGGATATTTTTTCacacccctgcccccccccgaAACCTAAGCTATGAGCTTCCTATAATACCCTGTATCAAAGTACATTCTCTAGTAACAAACGTGcgataaaatatcatattttatgtttagcAAATATATAGATAATGTGGGTAAATAATTAGCAATAACTTATCTTTGAGATGACCCTGTTTTTTTATGAGAGTCAAAGGACATACATACTGaatgatttgcatattttttcattgtcttttATTTTGCAGTCTTATATAGAGTTTCAATCATGGCtgatacattaaaaaatgtcatcTCCCAGAGTATGGAGTGTCCTGTATGTCTTTCTACCTTCACTGATCCCAAGATCCTGTCATGTTCTCACACTTTCTGCAAGACCTGTCTGGACAACCTCTTGGAGTGCCATGGCAATTACCAAATCCGATGCCCTGTCTGCAGAGCTGTAACCCAGGTCCCAAACCAAGATGTCAGCAAACTACAGGTAAATCTTGCTTTGAAGAATCTAATAGAGGACATGAAGTGTCATCCTCAGATTTGCATGAGTTGTAAATCCGATGACAAGTCCAGTGCTGCTGTCTACTGCCAAGACTGTGGCAAGTATCTCTGCACCACTTGCCTCAACGCCCACTCTCAATGGGGTGACTTCATTGATCATGAAGTCATAGCCATGAGTGAGATATTATCAGGGAAGGTGACGATACGTAGATACCGGAAATGCAGGAAACACCCGAAAGAAGACGAGGAGTGTTTCTGTTCCAACTGCAGGAGATTCACATGCTTCAAGTGTGTTGTCATGGAACATAAAGACGAAGCTAAGCACCAGGTCATGGAGGCAGCTGCTTATGAGAACAGACACAGGGAGAGCATCGAAGACATAAAATCAAAGGTGGATAAGAAGCAAGTATGCTTCCAGAAGTACTTAGATTTCATCGATGAACAGATAAAGCTTGTTGGCAGTGCTAAGAAAGAGTGTATATATGATGTCAACAAGGCTTACAATGACATAGTCCGGCAACTGACAGAGAGAAGAGACATTCTGCTTGGAGAAGTTAAGGAAAAGACCGAAGGAGTAGAGAAAGAACTGGAAGAGATGAAGACATCGGCTCAGAAGTACATCAATCAGTTGACGACCGTTGCTGACATGGTAACCAATAGAACAAAGATACCGTTCGATATGGATACTTTGGCTGCACACGACACTCTCTGTGAGGAGATACGAGAGGCCTTTGATCAAGAGGATCCTGACTACGAGAAGCCCAGGAAATCAAGCAAGAAAGGGAAAAGTGTCGGTTTTGAGAGAAACGTTCGAAAGGACGAGTTAGATCTCGGTAAGATTGTTTACGTAGTTGCGAAGGACGTCGCTTTGCCGACTAAGAACAGCATGAATACCATGGTCAGTACTCCAGATGGTAGGATGGCAGTAGGGTGCTGGACAGGTGGCATCAACATCTTCTCTTCAGACGGCAAATTCCAACAGACAGTTCTCAAGGATGTTGAGATTCATGCGGTAGGGTACCTCTCTGTCGGACGATGCATTGTGATCGATTATGCAAACGATATCACACTCTACACACGAGAATACATAAAACTGAATGTAATGTTTGAGTCTTTGGGTAAAGATGAAGGCGGGATTCCTAATCTCactgttggtggtgatgatctGATCTATGTAAGCTACAGAGAGCCCCAGAAGATCCTTGTATTTTCAGCAGCAGGTGGGCAAGCAGTCAGGGAGATACCATGCACTGGATATACGCCTGACCAAATCACTAGTTACGATGACTCTCTACTAATTGTAACAGGGAATACTTTACGATTGATAGACAAAGAAGGTGTTGTACAACATACATTAACCAAACCTGTCAGTTTCATTCATGCTGCTGTATCTCAAGGTAATCTCATCCTGGTAGCCA
This window of the Lytechinus variegatus isolate NC3 chromosome 14, Lvar_3.0, whole genome shotgun sequence genome carries:
- the LOC121427797 gene encoding tripartite motif-containing protein 2-like, with translation MADTLKNVISQSMECPVCLSTFTDPKILSCSHTFCKTCLDNLLECHGNYQIRCPVCRAVTQVPNQDVSKLQVNLALKNLIEDMKCHPQICMSCKSDDKSSAAVYCQDCGKYLCTTCLNAHSQWGDFIDHEVIAMSEILSGKVTIRRYRKCRKHPKEDEECFCSNCRRFTCFKCVVMEHKDEAKHQVMEAAAYENRHRESIEDIKSKVDKKQVCFQKYLDFIDEQIKLVGSAKKECIYDVNKAYNDIVRQLTERRDILLGEVKEKTEGVEKELEEMKTSAQKYINQLTTVADMVTNRTKIPFDMDTLAAHDTLCEEIREAFDQEDPDYEKPRKSSKKGKSVGFERNVRKDELDLGKIVYVVAKDVALPTKNSMNTMVSTPDGRMAVGCWTGGINIFSSDGKFQQTVLKDVEIHAVGYLSVGRCIVIDYANDITLYTREYIKLNVMFESLGKDEGGIPNLTVGGDDLIYVSYREPQKILVFSAAGGQAVREIPCTGYTPDQITSYDDSLLIVTGNTLRLIDKEGVVQHTLTKPVSFIHAAVSQGNLILVATVKHDEGLVRIDEYTNELTHIRNLVNNYKIAKPGRNWYYLQQYRSGEIAFCTPDRLYIFY